The genomic region AGGCCTGTCCGGTGTTGCCATCGGGCAGCACAATACCGGCGATTTGCTGGTTTGAGAGGCCTGTCCGCCCGCCCGCCGTAGCGGTTTCGGAGTTGGTGAACCAGTTTTCCAGCACATTGACCCGGGCGATATCCTGCTTCAGGCCAAGCTCAACCGTTCGTTGCGAGTAGACCGGCGAGTTGAATGAACGGACATACGGCGTTGGATAGCGGCCCACGTTCATCTGCATGGCCGCTACCAGAATACCGGATGTTCCATCCCCGGCAAAGGTGTTGCTGAAGGAAGCGGCGGGGGCAGGTCCTACCCGGAAGAAGGCCCCGAACTGATCATTGACCGAATACAGAGCCGTGTCCACAATCGTAATGCGCCACCAGCCGCCACCCAGGGAACTGACAATCACCGCATCGAGTCCGTTACTGACAAAGGAACCGTCGGTCAGGTCCACGTTGGCAAACGAAGAAACGCCCATGACCGTATTGTTGAAGCACACTTTGATGACCGACCATTCGGCCGCCCGGGCCACCACCGTAAAGGCGTATTGCTGCCCGGCTGTGTACTCAAACTCCTGTCGCACCAGGTGATCAACGTTGCTGGTGGTGGGTACTACCTTGTACGCCTGATTGTACCCGCTCGGCTGGGCCGTGTTGTTCAGGCTCACGGTCATCTGCACCTTCGTCCACACGTCAAACGACAGATCACCGCTATAACGCAGCAGGTTTTCGGCACCCGCCAGCGAGGCCAGCGGCCGGAAATCCGGCACCGTAACCGGCGAGCGGCTGATGAGGAAGGTTTCGGTGCGTACGTACTCAATTGGCCCTTCGGACTGCGAAAACTGCCCGCCCCATACCAGAATACCGGATGTTCCATCCCCGGCAAAGGAGTTGGTAAATACGCCTGTGGAGAGGTTGACCCCAACACCGGAGTTGCCACTGGTGGTACAACTGGCCGTCAGGCTCACGCGCCACCAGCCGTTGCCCACATCGGTAACGGTATAGCGGAGTACCGATGAGCCGATGCCACCAACTTCGCCGGTCGTCAGGTTGATGTAAATCGACGGATTGGACCCACCCCACTGGGTAGCATTCTGCAGAATGACCTGGGCAAAGGTCCGCTCGGCAGCTTTCAGGTAGATTGAACCAGTGTACACCAACCCGGCCACGACTACCGGACCAACTGCGCGGGCCAGCTGGTGGGTATTGTTGGAGGTATCTTCGACCAGCTTGCTGGCGTTGTTGCGCCCATCAGGAGAAAGACCGGCCCCTGTGGTAATGGATGCCCGCGTGCGGCTCCAGACGGCGTTGGTGAAGTCTTCACTCCAGGCCATCGTGTTTTCAATCACGCGAACCCGGTGCATATTGGGCATGGCATCCCGGATCACCTTCGCCACCCGCTGCGAAATGCCGTTTGTGTTGCTGGGCGCGTTGCCTCCCAGCGTCGCATCGTCGGAGATATTGGCTCCCTGCGCCAACACAATCGTGTTGGCCACCGAAAACGCCGCGCCCGAAGTGAATGCGGCAGTGACCAGGTAGGTGGTTCCTGCCTGCGTGAAGAAATCGTTTACTTCGTAGGCCGTGGTGGCCGCCCAGGCTCCCCGGTTGTTCAGTCCAGCAGCCACTACCGTCCAGTTGGCCGTAGTGAACGACCCGGTACCGGAGGTATGGGTGGCGTTGGCCCGGTACAACGTATTTCGGGCGACGATCAGGTCGCCGGCCTCGTAATAAGTGGAAGGCTGCCAGTTACCGCGGTAGTTCAGCCCGGCCGCCCACAGGATCCAGTTTGTGCCCGAGAAGGTAGCGCCCGAGGTGTGAGCCGTTGCGCAGCGATAGGTGCTGCCGGAGTAGGTAATCAAATCATCCACCGCGTAGGCCGTGGTGGCCGCCCAGGCACCTCTGGGATTGAAGCCGCGGCCCCACTGCTCAAAGTTGGCCAGGGCTATGCTTGATCCGGAAGTATGGGCCGTAATGCAGCGGTAAGTACTACCCGCCAGCGTCACAATGTCGTCAACCGCATACGCAGTCGCCGCGGCCCAGGCTCCGCGGGGATTAAATCCACGTGCCCACTGTTCAAAGTTGGCCAGCGTGATGGAAGCGCCCGAAGTATGGGCCGTAATGCAACGGTACGTGCTGCCCTGAAGTGTCACAATATCGTTGACCGCGTAAGCCGTCGTGGCCGCCCAGGCTCCGCGGAAGTTAACACCCTGGGCCCAAAGCTCCCATTGCGCGGGAGCGAAGGTAGAGCCACTAGTTCCGGCCGTTAGCCGCCGGTAGGTACTGCCTGCAAAAGTGACCAGGTCGTTGTCCGCATAAACGGTGTTTGCCTGCCAGGCTCCGCGCAGGTTCAGGCCTCGGGACCAGAGCTCCCAGTTGGCTGAGTCGAAGGTAGCACCCGAGTTTCCCGCCGAAATTCGCCGGTAAGTACTGCCCTGGAAAGTGACAATGTCGTCGATGGCATAGGCCGTGGTGGCCGCCCAGGCTCCGCGCGGCCAGAATCCCCGGCCGCGAATGTTGCGTGCCTGGGCAATGTCGGTCACCAGACCGTTGCTGCCCAGGTAGGAGCCGGTTGACGGCGCGACCCCGGTACCACCGGTCCAGCCAACGATCTGCTGCACTACGCGCTCACCGTCCTGTACGTTGGCCAACAGAGCTGACCAGCCCTTAAAGCCTTGCAGACCCTGCAAAACCAGCATCACATCCGAAAGACCGGTGCTCGACTGGTAAACCACCGCCAGATCGGGCGGCACCTGCGGCCCTGCCACCCGGCTTGGGCGCGCTTTGATCCAGGCAAACACGCCTTCCACTTCCGTCAGGTTGGCCGTTACGTTGAAAATCCGGAAGGCGTACCGGCTTTTGCGCAGGAGCTGCTTGGTTTCGGCCGACAGCTCCGTGGTGAGCCGGTTGGCAATCTGCGGATCTGCCTGCATGGCCACATCAACGACCGGCGTCTCGTTGTCCAGCAGCTGGAAGCGGATCTGCTTGCCTGCCAGGTTCGCCGGCGTGTTGGTGTTGTTATCGAAAAACCGTATGCCTACCTGGCAAACGTCCTGCCGGAAACGCTCTATCACCGCGTACGGCGTTACCGGGCTTGAGGTGGTGCTGATCATATTGTGTCAGTCAGGGAATCGTAAACTATCTGTGTGTATGGAAGAAGCGTATCCAGATCGCCATCGGCCAGGCGCCAGGCTGTGTGCCACGAGCGGCCACTCAGTTTGAGGCGGCAGAAGTTTTGCCCGCCCACATTGCGCTCCAGCGAAAGCCGCAAGCCGTTACCGGCATCTCCGGCCGCATAGCCCCAGTTGTTGGAGTCGCGCCAGACGGCCAGCCAGCGCCGGCGCAGATTGGCCGTTGCCCAGTCGAGCAGATCCCCGTCCTGGCCGGAGACTACAGCCTCAATGCCCAGGGAGAAAATGGTACCATCGGCCGCGTCGGCCGACGTCTCCTGGTAGGAGCACGTCCGGAAAGCAAAATTGATTTTGGTCGCCTGGGCATCCAGCGATAGGGGAAAGCCGTCGTCGCCCACCAGCGCGTCTTCGGCCGTAGGCACGTCGAGCACGTGCTCGATGTCGATCAGCCAGAGTTCGGCTACCCACCCGGCCGCTGGCCTGCCCGTTCTGCCAATTACCTGTTCCGTCATGCCCAAAAGTATCCCGTATGATGGGCCGTCAAAAGGACGAGATTTCAGGCCTGTCCGGTAATTAGGGCAAAATAAAAACCGCGTAAAATCAGGGTTTTACGCGGTTTTTGGGTGGATAGAAGGGTGGACTTTCTTGGCTATAAGTGGACTTTCTGCGTAAAAAGTGGACTTTCTTGTCCAGAAGTGGACTTTCTACGCATAAATTTTTTGGTTTTGTTTATTGATCCGGTCCAGATAATCCCGGTAAACCTTGCGCACCGTCTGCCATTCGATGTCTTCATCGGCCACGATTCCGTACCGGTCCAAAAAGTCGGTCACAAAGCGACCGTACTGCTGGCCCGTCAGCTCGTGCACTTTTCTCACTTCGAAGATCAGCGAGCGCCGGAAGATTTCTTCCAGCTGCAGCACCAGTTCCTTCAGTTTCTCGGGCGGCACGTCGTAGGCTTTCTCCCGGCAGTAGTACGAAATGGTCACGGTCGTTCCCGAGGGTTTCTCGGCCTTGATGGGGAAGGGAACTACCCGGCTGGCCAGGTGAATCAGCCGGCCGACTTCGCTCCACTTCTCGACATGGATCACGCCCTTGGGCGTTACGCCATACTCTCCTTCCAGAAACTTCTTCAGGTGCCTGGGCACCGGCAAAGTAATCTTCTTAAGCATTTGATAATGGTGATGAGATGGTTTATGTCTCATGGGGAGGGAGAGTGCTTAAAGGTACTTATTTTCCGCTAAATTTTGACATGGCTCCCAGCAGCGCATCCAGCCGGCTGCCCTGGTTGGTACCGTGAACTGCGCCCTGCACACCGTCGACGGCCGACTTCACTTCCCGCACGGCTCCTTCCACAGCGTTGATGCTGCCCTTCAGGCCCGAAACTTCCTGACCCATTGTCGCAATCGACAGACCCAGACGTACCGACATTTTACTGAGTGCCGCATCCATGTCTTCGCCGTTGGCCTTTACCGCGTCCCGGATCTCGGTCAGCAGCTTGATCTGGTCGGAGCCCATTTTCTTGGCGGCATCCAGTTCGCCCGAGGCTTCGCCACCTCCTTCCACGCTGCCCACGTCGGCCCCTTCCACGCTGTATTCACTCATGTCGGGCCCGGAGGCCGCTGCGGCTTCCGCTTCGGCGGCCCTGGCGGCTTTCTCGGCTTCCTTCTTTTTCTTGGATCCGAACAGGTACATCTCTTTGTCCCAGTATCCGGATTCAAAAACACCACCGGATTTGAAGGCCATGGGAGCGCGGTCGATGGGCTGCCGGCGTTTGCTCGGATTGCGGGCGTTGGCAAACATCTGGTTCAAGAGCGGCAGGTTGGCCTCGGTCTGGTCGGCCGACACGATGGCTTCGCCACCTTCCATTTCACCGACTTCTCTTCCGGAGGCCCGGTCCACCAGGGCGATGCCTCCTTCGCCGTATCTGGATCCGTGCTTTCCACCCTGGGCGATAAAGCCACCCTGGGCGAACTGCGGCTCGGGCTGGTTCCTGATTTTCACCACCTGAATGGCCGTCATGGCTGCCGTCACGGCCGCAAACACCAGGTTCAATGGGAACGGCGCGCCGGCCAGCGACTTCAGCATCGCCAGGGCACCGGTGATAATGGCCGTGGCGATATCGGCCCGCTTCTGCGCCTGCCAGGCCTTGCGTTTTTCGTCTTTCTCCTTGGCGGCTGCTTTGGCGTTTTCCGAGGCGATCTGGCGGTTTAGCTCCTTCTGGTTGGCGATCCGGGTGGCCTTCTCCTGTTCGACGAGTTTGAGCTTTTCGCGCTTTTCCTTTTCGGCCTGGGCAATGGTCTGGTCGGCCTGCTCTTTGGCCATTTTGATCTTCTCCTTCTGGTCGGCTTTCGCCCGGGCCAGAATGGCTTTGGCCGCTTCGGTATTGCCGTTCTGCATTTCCTTTATGGCTTCCAGCTCCGCATCCCGCGTCAGCTCAGCCATCGAAATCTTCAGGTCCATCGTCTGCTGGGCCATGGCCAGCTTCATGTCCGCTTCCTTGGTTGCCTCGGTGATCTTGTGGTCAGCCTCCTGACTGGCCATCGACTTTTCCTGCTCAAACTTTGCCTGGGCTTCGGCGATCAGCTGCGCGCGCGTTGCCTGGTCGATGTCTTTGCGGGCGTTGATGGCGTTGATCTCCGCATCCCGCGTCGCTTCGGCCGCAATGATCTTCTCTTCCCGGACGTTGTTGGCCGCCGTGATGGCTTCCTGTTTGGCCCGGGTCGTTTCGGCAATGCTCTTTTCGGCTTCGTCTTTCGCTGAAGCGATGGCATCATCGGCCGCTGCGCGCGCTTCCTGGCTCTTCTCAGCAGCGTTCGCCTGGTAGGCGGCCAGTTGCTCGTCGAGCTTGGCTTTGTTGTTCTCGTTGGAGATTTCGCGGTAAGCCGCCTCCAGATCGGACACCTGCTTGGAGGCCGCGTCTTTCAGCGACTGAACCTTGGCGTTCGACTCGTCGACCAGGCGCTGTTTCTCGGCTTCCGCGGCGTCCTGAAGCGCCTTCTCGGTCGAGAGGCGTTCCTGTAGACTCGAGACGGCCGCGTCGCGTTCCCGGTGGATCTGGGCGATGGCTTTTTCGGCCCGCTTCTGGGCTAAGTCATTGAGGAACTGCACGGCGGCCACGGCCATCTGGCCAACCGCTTCGTAGTTCTTCATGTTCTCGTCGAGTCGCTGCTGCCAGGCCTTTTTCTCGCCCTGCACCATGCCGCCCATGGCCGACGCAAACGCGCTGACGTCGCCCTTCAGCAAGGCCTGGAATCCAGTACTGACGGCCGTCAGTTTCCGGGTGCGCTCCTCGTGGGCGGCCTTCTCAATTTCGAGTTTCGACTTTTCGTAGAGCTGGGTGTCGGCCAGCTTTGCCCCGTCGTAGTTCTTCTCGATCTGGCGGAGCGCCTTCTCCAGTTCGTCTTTATCCTTGATCTCGTGCTGGGCTTTGGCCTTCTCGGCGGCCGTGTCGAGATCGAGCTTCTGCTGCCGGTACTTGTGCTCTTTCTCCAGCCGGTCGCGCTGCAGGTCGATTAGCTTATTGGCGTTGTTGCGGTTGGCCAGCTCCAGCCCGTCGAGCATCATCAGCTCGGCTTTGTGCTCGGCGTCGAGAATGGTCTTTTTATGGCTCAGCAGTTTCTGCTGGCGGTCGTATTCAGCCCTGACTTTCTCTTCCTTCTTTTTCTCGCTTTCCTCGGTGGCCTTCTTTTCCACTTCGACGATCTGCCACTCGTACTTGGCAAAAATGGCGGCCCGCTGTTTCTGCTTATTTTCGGCCGACGCCAGCGACTTCTGTACCGCCAGCAGTTCGGCATCCAGCTGCTGGGCCAGCTTTACCTTCTCGGCTTCCACTTCGCCTTTGGTGCGCCTGATAAAAGCCACGTAGTTCTCGTTTTCGAGCTCGTCGATTTTCTGGAGCGCTTCGGCGTTGGCTTCCTTGATTTTCTCCAGGTGATTTTTGTGCTCTTCCTGCTGCTTTTTGCGGGCTTTCTCGGCGGCTTTTTCGCGCTTCTCCTGGGCTTTTTTCTCTTCCTCGGTAAGGGTATTCTGGGTTTGCTGGTTGGTTTTGATAGTTTCCTGTCCGGCGGCTTCAGCGGCTTTTTTGGCGGCCTTGGGCATTTCACTGGTTATGCGGTCATGATAACCTTTGGTGAAAGCTGCGGCCATTCGTGAGCTGGCCGTGTCCATTTCCTTTGATAAAGCGGAAAAGTCCAGATTTTTGATGGCCTGCCACATCCGGCTGATAATCGCAATTCCTTCCTTAAATGCGGCGAAAAGACCGGAAAAGGAAGCTCTGACCTTCTGGTTTTTACCGTACAGATCAGTCAGCCAGAAGGCCAGACCTGCCACCACAGTTATAACCAGACCGATTGGATTGTTCTTCAACGCAACATTAAAGGCGTTCTGGGCGACGGTCAAAGCGTTGGTCAATAGCACTCGCCCTTTATCGATTAGAGTCATGGCCGTAGCCTGAGCAGCCTGCAATCGTTCGGCAATTGTCCGGCGACTTGTCGCAACTGTAGCCGCGTTTGTGGCCGCCGTTCCGGCCGTAGTAACAACGTTGGCAGCAGCTTCAGCAGCGGCTTTTTGAGCAGCCTGAGCCGCCCTGATCCTATCCGCTGCGGCGGCCAGTTGGGAGGCGATGGCCCGCGCCCGCTCCAAAGCGGCCATTCTGAGCGAAGCCGCCTGCGCCAGGATCATTTCCCTGTTGAACGCCACCAGACCGACTACCAGCAGCCCCAGCGCCACCCGGTTGTCAGAAATGAACTTGGGAAGGCTGGCCAGTGCTCGCATAAATGCCAGCCCGTACTCAATGCCTAGTTTCACGGCCGGAGCCAGCTTTTGACCGAAGGAGACGGCATAACCCGTAACGGTGGCCGTTGCCTGCTTGATGGTGTGATCAAGAGTCTGGGTGTTTTTCTGCGCCTGCGTGTAGGCTTCTTTGGTACCGGTCAGCTTCGTTGTCAGCTCGCCGATTTCCTTCCGCTTTTTGATGATGTGCTGGGCAGCCACGATGTTTTCGGTACCGAACATCTTGGCCAGCTGAGCCGTCGACAGGTTCTGTTTACCCAGGTTCTCCAGGGCTTTATCCAGACCCACTACAGCCGGGTTTGTTTCCTTGGCACCGGACTGGAGTTTGATAAGCACGTTACGCAGCATCGTTCCGGATTGCTCGCCTTTGAGGGCAATCGTCGACAGACTTTGCAGCATGGCGTTGGTCTGTTCGAAGCTCACATTTGCGGCTGCAGCTACTGTACCCGAAGCCTTCAGCGACATGCTCATTTCGGAGATTTCGGCCGCGCCTTCTTTGGCTCCAGCCGCGATCACGTTGACGAACCTGCCTGCCTTATCGGCTCCTTCGCCCCATTGGTTAAGCGATTCGGCTACTACCTTGGTAGCTAGTGGCAGATCAATCTTACCGGCCTGCGACAGCTTGATGGCTTCCAGGGTGGTAGCCGCCAGGGCTTCCTTATTGGCCAGCAGTTCGGGTTTGGCTGAACCCATCAGTTTGTAGGCCTCGAGCATTTCCGCACCGGATTTGCCGACTGCTGGCCCTACTTCATTAGCCTGCTTTTTGAGGTACTCAAAATCGTCGCCCACCAGGCCTGAGACGGCCGACAGCTCCTGAGCGGCGGCGTCAAACTCCCGGAATTTGCCGATGGAAAATCCGAAAGCGCTGCCGATGGAAGCGGCTATGCCGGTAAAGGAGGCGACGGCCGCCACACCCAGACCCGATATCATGTTCTTGGTCCGATCCCAGAGGCCGGGTTTAGCCAGTTCTTCAGCCGCGTTCTTGACTTCGTTGATTTGCCGGCGGTGCTGGTTCAGGACCTTGTTAGCTTCCCCTAGCTCGGCCAGTTTTTTGTTATAAGCTGCCTGACCAGGCACCAGACCTTTTAACTCTTTTTCAAGCTTACCTACGTGGTTGATCAACTGTCCGTAGGTGAGCTCCGACGCCTTCATCGTCTTCTGCAGCGTGGTAGCGGCCTTGTTGGTATCGTCGAACGCTTTCTTGGCTTCCAGCCACTCTGGACTGCCTTTGAGTCCCTGCTTTTCGATATCCTTCAGCTTTTTCTTCAGGGTGTCTGCATTCTCCTGAAGGACCTTCAATTCGTTACCTGCCTGTTTGCCGTCGAATTGAAAGGTGAGTTTTCTGGTTTCGTCGCCGAGTGCCATTTATTTCTGATTTTTTTTCTCGAATGCGTCAAACGTCCGGAGGGCCACCGCCCAGGCGGCATCCATAATCTGCTGTTCGAATGGTTGAATGAATTCTTCGAAGTAGGTCTTCA from Tellurirhabdus rosea harbors:
- a CDS encoding phage head spike fiber domain-containing protein, which translates into the protein MISTTSSPVTPYAVIERFRQDVCQVGIRFFDNNTNTPANLAGKQIRFQLLDNETPVVDVAMQADPQIANRLTTELSAETKQLLRKSRYAFRIFNVTANLTEVEGVFAWIKARPSRVAGPQVPPDLAVVYQSSTGLSDVMLVLQGLQGFKGWSALLANVQDGERVVQQIVGWTGGTGVAPSTGSYLGSNGLVTDIAQARNIRGRGFWPRGAWAATTAYAIDDIVTFQGSTYRRISAGNSGATFDSANWELWSRGLNLRGAWQANTVYADNDLVTFAGSTYRRLTAGTSGSTFAPAQWELWAQGVNFRGAWAATTAYAVNDIVTLQGSTYRCITAHTSGASITLANFEQWARGFNPRGAWAAATAYAVDDIVTLAGSTYRCITAHTSGSSIALANFEQWGRGFNPRGAWAATTAYAVDDLITYSGSTYRCATAHTSGATFSGTNWILWAAGLNYRGNWQPSTYYEAGDLIVARNTLYRANATHTSGTGSFTTANWTVVAAGLNNRGAWAATTAYEVNDFFTQAGTTYLVTAAFTSGAAFSVANTIVLAQGANISDDATLGGNAPSNTNGISQRVAKVIRDAMPNMHRVRVIENTMAWSEDFTNAVWSRTRASITTGAGLSPDGRNNASKLVEDTSNNTHQLARAVGPVVVAGLVYTGSIYLKAAERTFAQVILQNATQWGGSNPSIYINLTTGEVGGIGSSVLRYTVTDVGNGWWRVSLTASCTTSGNSGVGVNLSTGVFTNSFAGDGTSGILVWGGQFSQSEGPIEYVRTETFLISRSPVTVPDFRPLASLAGAENLLRYSGDLSFDVWTKVQMTVSLNNTAQPSGYNQAYKVVPTTSNVDHLVRQEFEYTAGQQYAFTVVARAAEWSVIKVCFNNTVMGVSSFANVDLTDGSFVSNGLDAVIVSSLGGGWWRITIVDTALYSVNDQFGAFFRVGPAPAASFSNTFAGDGTSGILVAAMQMNVGRYPTPYVRSFNSPVYSQRTVELGLKQDIARVNVLENWFTNSETATAGGRTGLSNQQIAGIVLPDGNTGQAWKLTEDTSTGTHGGSDIFAPNVVGPVNSQITISAYLRAAGRNRVRFGTSNNSLWANGNMIIDVDLQTGQIIGVSAFLAHYSITDVGNGWFRLSVTNVTASSNGSNLRPGIQIGLMDASGATSYAGDGTSGVYVWGGQISQTYGPIPYVRTGANSITKTVFEVKNDPAFASPSAVLPVSEQAVATALAGKRNAVNGVSTVTTAFQLATTDVGNTILVNSASNVVCTIPTHAVAAIGIGGMIRLIQQGTGLITFATTGITVLSTLSPVQSNGAGSVMVLEKLANNTWVISRI
- a CDS encoding phage tail tape measure protein, whose protein sequence is MALGDETRKLTFQFDGKQAGNELKVLQENADTLKKKLKDIEKQGLKGSPEWLEAKKAFDDTNKAATTLQKTMKASELTYGQLINHVGKLEKELKGLVPGQAAYNKKLAELGEANKVLNQHRRQINEVKNAAEELAKPGLWDRTKNMISGLGVAAVASFTGIAASIGSAFGFSIGKFREFDAAAQELSAVSGLVGDDFEYLKKQANEVGPAVGKSGAEMLEAYKLMGSAKPELLANKEALAATTLEAIKLSQAGKIDLPLATKVVAESLNQWGEGADKAGRFVNVIAAGAKEGAAEISEMSMSLKASGTVAAAANVSFEQTNAMLQSLSTIALKGEQSGTMLRNVLIKLQSGAKETNPAVVGLDKALENLGKQNLSTAQLAKMFGTENIVAAQHIIKKRKEIGELTTKLTGTKEAYTQAQKNTQTLDHTIKQATATVTGYAVSFGQKLAPAVKLGIEYGLAFMRALASLPKFISDNRVALGLLVVGLVAFNREMILAQAASLRMAALERARAIASQLAAAADRIRAAQAAQKAAAEAAANVVTTAGTAATNAATVATSRRTIAERLQAAQATAMTLIDKGRVLLTNALTVAQNAFNVALKNNPIGLVITVVAGLAFWLTDLYGKNQKVRASFSGLFAAFKEGIAIISRMWQAIKNLDFSALSKEMDTASSRMAAAFTKGYHDRITSEMPKAAKKAAEAAGQETIKTNQQTQNTLTEEEKKAQEKREKAAEKARKKQQEEHKNHLEKIKEANAEALQKIDELENENYVAFIRRTKGEVEAEKVKLAQQLDAELLAVQKSLASAENKQKQRAAIFAKYEWQIVEVEKKATEESEKKKEEKVRAEYDRQQKLLSHKKTILDAEHKAELMMLDGLELANRNNANKLIDLQRDRLEKEHKYRQQKLDLDTAAEKAKAQHEIKDKDELEKALRQIEKNYDGAKLADTQLYEKSKLEIEKAAHEERTRKLTAVSTGFQALLKGDVSAFASAMGGMVQGEKKAWQQRLDENMKNYEAVGQMAVAAVQFLNDLAQKRAEKAIAQIHRERDAAVSSLQERLSTEKALQDAAEAEKQRLVDESNAKVQSLKDAASKQVSDLEAAYREISNENNKAKLDEQLAAYQANAAEKSQEARAAADDAIASAKDEAEKSIAETTRAKQEAITAANNVREEKIIAAEATRDAEINAINARKDIDQATRAQLIAEAQAKFEQEKSMASQEADHKITEATKEADMKLAMAQQTMDLKISMAELTRDAELEAIKEMQNGNTEAAKAILARAKADQKEKIKMAKEQADQTIAQAEKEKREKLKLVEQEKATRIANQKELNRQIASENAKAAAKEKDEKRKAWQAQKRADIATAIITGALAMLKSLAGAPFPLNLVFAAVTAAMTAIQVVKIRNQPEPQFAQGGFIAQGGKHGSRYGEGGIALVDRASGREVGEMEGGEAIVSADQTEANLPLLNQMFANARNPSKRRQPIDRAPMAFKSGGVFESGYWDKEMYLFGSKKKKEAEKAARAAEAEAAAASGPDMSEYSVEGADVGSVEGGGEASGELDAAKKMGSDQIKLLTEIRDAVKANGEDMDAALSKMSVRLGLSIATMGQEVSGLKGSINAVEGAVREVKSAVDGVQGAVHGTNQGSRLDALLGAMSKFSGK